CGCAAGCCTTCTTCAGGGCCTCGCCCAGGGCGTCGGCCTCGTCCGGCGTGAGTTCCACCACCAGGCGTCCGCCGCCTTCCAGCGGAACGCGCATGATGATGCCCCGCCCCTCTTTGGTGACCTCGAGCGGGCCGTCACCCGTCCGCGGCTTCATGGCCGCCATGCTCGTTCCCCTTCCTGCAACCGCGCAGCTACGTACCGGTTGTCCGTCCACCGCCGGTATCGAACGCATTGATCGGAAGCCATTATCCCGCATGCGGTGGCCTGATGACCAACATCACTCCCAGCACAACCGTGGCCGGACCCGCCGATACCGGGAGATTTCGTGCCAGAAGCCCCACGAGGACGGCAATACCGGTACCCGGGAAAGGTG
The sequence above is a segment of the Kitasatospora sp. NBC_00240 genome. Coding sequences within it:
- a CDS encoding DUF3117 domain-containing protein, encoding MAAMKPRTGDGPLEVTKEGRGIIMRVPLEGGGRLVVELTPDEADALGEALKKACG